A region of Chlamydia crocodili DNA encodes the following proteins:
- a CDS encoding metal ABC transporter permease: MIGAFSPYHGVSFIQFFKVFFLRFFSGELFLGHLFIDDIQVIVFLAIALSGAFVGSFLVLKKMAMYANAVSHTVLFGLVSICLFTHQLTSLSLGTLTLASVSTALLTGFLIHFIRNIFRVPEEASTALVFSLLFSMSLLLLVFLTRNAHIGTELILGNADSLTRGDIFPVYTILLVNLFVSVIGFRSFVCVSFDSVFSSSLGIPVKIIDYLIILQLSASLVGAFRAVGVLMALAFLLIPGLIAKVFVVSVRGMLFWSLIFGALTALTAPACSRAILTSYDVGLSTSGISVFILMACYVVVSLFHYGKKLAYKRFYSKNSLNTELTTL, encoded by the coding sequence ATGATAGGAGCCTTTTCGCCATATCATGGAGTGTCCTTTATTCAATTTTTCAAGGTATTTTTCTTAAGATTTTTTTCTGGAGAGCTATTTCTAGGACACTTGTTTATCGATGATATTCAGGTTATCGTATTTTTGGCCATTGCTCTTTCTGGAGCATTTGTAGGTAGTTTTTTAGTTTTAAAGAAGATGGCAATGTATGCTAATGCTGTTTCTCATACAGTATTATTTGGCTTAGTGAGTATTTGTTTATTTACTCATCAATTAACATCATTATCTTTGGGAACTCTTACTCTAGCGTCTGTTTCAACTGCCTTACTTACGGGTTTTCTTATTCATTTCATAAGGAATATTTTTCGGGTTCCTGAAGAAGCAAGTACAGCTCTAGTATTCTCTTTATTATTTTCAATGAGTTTACTTCTTTTAGTATTTCTAACACGTAACGCACATATAGGAACTGAACTTATCTTAGGTAATGCAGATTCATTAACTCGTGGCGATATTTTCCCTGTGTATACTATTCTTCTAGTTAACCTATTTGTTTCTGTGATAGGATTTCGTAGTTTTGTTTGTGTTTCTTTTGATTCAGTATTCTCTTCTTCTTTAGGAATTCCTGTGAAAATCATTGATTACTTAATCATCTTACAACTGTCAGCAAGCCTAGTAGGAGCATTTAGAGCGGTGGGAGTTTTAATGGCTTTAGCTTTCTTATTAATCCCTGGACTTATTGCGAAAGTTTTTGTTGTTTCTGTACGGGGGATGCTTTTTTGGTCTTTAATTTTTGGCGCTCTTACAGCATTAACTGCTCCTGCATGTTCTAGAGCAATTTTAACATCATATGATGTGGGATTATCAACTTCAGGTATTTCAGTTTTTATATTAATGGCTTGTTATGTTGTTGTTTCTTTATTTCATTATGGAAAGAAGTTAGCCTATAAAAGATTTTATTCAAAAAATAGCCTGAATACAGAATTGACAACTCTCTAA
- the npt1 gene encoding NTP/NDP exchange transporter Npt1 encodes MTQTAEKPFGKLRSFLWPIHKYELKKVLPMFLMFFCIAFNYTVLRDTKDTLIVTAPGSGAEAIPFIKLWLVVPCAVVFMLIYAKLSNILSKPALFYTVITPFLLFFALFPTVIYPFRHILHPTDFADKLQTILPQGLMGCVAMLRNWTFAAFYVLSELWGSVMLSLMFWGFANEITKISEAKRFYALFGVGANIALLASGRSIIWASKLRASAAGNTDPWGLSLYLLMSMVILSGGIIILCYWWMNKCVLTDSRFYDPKELNKSKKSKPKMSMKESFAYLARSPYMLLLALLVICYGICINLVEVTWKSQLKMQYPNANEYSQFMGNFSFWTGVVSVIVMLFIGGNVIRKFGWLTGALVTPVMVLLTGVLFFVLVIFRNQASGIVAMLGTTPLMLAVMVGAIQNILSKSTKYALFDATKEMAYIPLDQEQKVKGKAAIDVVAARFGKSGGSLIQQSLLVVCGSIGAMTPYLAVALFVIIAVWLVSATKLNKLFLIQSAIKEQELAGEEAAVASEDVGSSSTIQGTPAVENASS; translated from the coding sequence ATGACACAAACAGCGGAAAAACCTTTTGGAAAATTGCGCTCCTTTCTTTGGCCAATACACAAGTATGAGCTGAAAAAGGTGCTGCCAATGTTCCTAATGTTCTTCTGTATTGCGTTCAACTACACCGTATTGCGTGATACAAAAGACACTCTTATCGTAACGGCTCCCGGCTCTGGTGCAGAGGCTATACCCTTCATCAAACTGTGGCTTGTCGTTCCTTGCGCTGTTGTCTTTATGCTTATCTACGCCAAGCTAAGCAACATTTTAAGTAAACCGGCCCTCTTCTATACGGTTATCACCCCATTTCTTCTATTCTTTGCTCTATTCCCAACAGTAATTTATCCATTTCGTCACATCTTACATCCAACGGATTTCGCTGACAAATTACAAACTATCCTCCCTCAAGGATTGATGGGATGTGTCGCTATGTTAAGAAACTGGACCTTTGCCGCATTTTATGTGCTTTCGGAGCTATGGGGAAGTGTTATGCTTTCTTTGATGTTCTGGGGTTTTGCTAATGAGATTACTAAAATCAGCGAAGCCAAGCGTTTTTACGCTTTATTCGGAGTGGGCGCTAATATCGCTTTATTAGCTTCTGGACGTTCTATTATCTGGGCTTCTAAACTACGTGCTAGTGCTGCAGGAAATACAGATCCTTGGGGACTTTCTCTATATCTCTTAATGAGCATGGTTATTCTTTCCGGTGGTATTATTATTCTGTGCTACTGGTGGATGAATAAGTGTGTTCTTACTGATTCTAGATTCTATGATCCTAAAGAATTAAACAAATCTAAGAAATCCAAACCAAAGATGAGCATGAAGGAAAGTTTTGCCTATTTAGCAAGATCCCCTTACATGTTACTGTTAGCCCTACTTGTTATTTGTTATGGGATTTGCATTAATCTCGTAGAAGTGACATGGAAGAGCCAATTGAAGATGCAATACCCAAATGCTAACGAATATAGCCAATTTATGGGTAATTTCTCATTCTGGACCGGAGTTGTTTCTGTTATCGTAATGCTATTTATCGGCGGTAACGTTATCCGTAAATTTGGTTGGTTAACAGGAGCCCTTGTAACACCAGTTATGGTATTATTAACAGGCGTGCTTTTCTTTGTTCTAGTTATCTTTAGAAATCAGGCTTCTGGAATCGTAGCTATGTTAGGAACTACACCTCTAATGCTTGCTGTTATGGTGGGAGCTATCCAAAACATTCTATCTAAATCCACAAAATATGCCCTCTTTGATGCAACCAAAGAAATGGCTTATATTCCATTAGATCAAGAACAAAAAGTTAAAGGGAAGGCTGCTATTGATGTGGTTGCCGCTCGTTTCGGCAAATCCGGGGGTTCTTTAATCCAACAAAGCCTTCTGGTAGTTTGCGGAAGTATTGGAGCCATGACTCCTTACTTAGCAGTAGCTCTCTTTGTAATTATTGCTGTATGGTTAGTCTCAGCAACAAAACTTAATAAACTGTTCTTAATTCAATCTGCAATCAAAGAACAAGAACTTGCAGGAGAAGAAGCCGCTGTTGCTTCCGAAGATGTTGGTTCTTCATCAACAATCCAGGGAACACCTGCTGTTGAAAATGCTTCTTCATAA
- a CDS encoding metal ABC transporter solute-binding protein, Zn/Mn family, whose product MLLARLFKRVKLSFSLILIFIVSGCSSSKVHNSDNKIYVLSMNRMIHDCVSRIVGDKLCSIVLIDGAIDPHAYEMVKGDEDKMAMSRLIFCNGLGLEHTASLRKHLEGNPKSVNIGERLIAREVFSPLEEDGFYDPHIWTDISIWTEGTKEITAALISEFPEYEKEFTINSNELIEEMQMLDSWAKRCLSTIPEESRYLVSGHNAFSYFTRRYLATPEEVKSNVWNKRCISPEGISPEAQISIRDIMLVVDYIHEHNVTVMFPEDTLNQDALKKIASCLKKGHSVRLASRPLYSDNVKNDYFNTFKHNVCTITEELGGTIS is encoded by the coding sequence ATGTTGTTAGCACGTCTGTTCAAAAGAGTAAAACTTTCATTTTCCTTAATTTTAATTTTTATTGTTTCCGGATGCTCTTCTTCTAAGGTGCACAATAGTGATAATAAAATTTATGTATTGTCTATGAATCGAATGATACATGATTGTGTGTCTAGAATTGTAGGAGATAAACTTTGTTCAATAGTACTGATCGATGGTGCCATAGACCCTCACGCATACGAAATGGTCAAAGGTGATGAAGATAAAATGGCAATGAGCAGGCTCATTTTCTGTAATGGTCTTGGTTTAGAACATACAGCAAGCTTACGCAAGCACTTAGAAGGTAATCCTAAATCTGTGAATATTGGAGAACGATTAATAGCCCGTGAAGTGTTTTCTCCTTTGGAAGAAGACGGATTCTATGATCCGCATATTTGGACAGATATTAGTATTTGGACAGAGGGAACTAAAGAGATAACCGCTGCTTTAATTTCTGAATTTCCAGAATATGAAAAAGAATTCACTATTAATTCTAATGAATTAATAGAGGAAATGCAAATGTTGGATAGTTGGGCGAAAAGATGTTTATCTACAATACCCGAAGAATCGAGATATTTGGTTTCAGGTCACAATGCGTTTAGTTATTTCACAAGACGATATTTAGCAACTCCAGAGGAGGTGAAATCAAATGTTTGGAATAAAAGATGCATTTCTCCTGAAGGAATATCTCCTGAAGCTCAAATTAGTATCCGCGATATCATGCTCGTTGTAGATTATATCCACGAACATAATGTTACTGTTATGTTTCCTGAAGATACTTTAAATCAAGATGCGCTTAAAAAAATTGCTTCATGCTTAAAAAAAGGACACAGTGTCCGATTGGCAAGCCGCCCTTTATATAGCGATAATGTTAAAAATGATTACTTTAATACATTTAAGCATAATGTTTGCACAATTACTGAGGAGCTAGGAGGGACTATTTCTTGA
- a CDS encoding metal ABC transporter permease, with product MLDCVFIDSIFLSSFLAVTLICMTTALWGTVLLVGRQPLLSESLSHASYPGLLLGALLSYKVSFFTDSIILVIIFGCLAAISGYGIIVFLEGVLRVHKDASLCFVLVVFFGMGVILASYVKDCCPLLYNRINAYLYGQAATLGYVEAKLAAFVFLISLVTLWWWYRQIVVTIFDKDYASTCGLSTRISGTIVLVFISLVIVSGVRSVGIVLISSMFVAPSLAARQLSDRLNIIFLLSCLFGGVCGALGSYVSVAFSCNVSGHLGVITLPTGPLVVVISGCLTFLCLMFSPKSGWVIRYIRRKHFSFSKNQEHLLKVFWYLLEDQLTEAGARDFVCSHKYQEYFGPRPFPRFRIWLLEYQGFLKYSNYRWSLSEKGKIRAKRLVRAHRLWECYLVHSLEFKEEDVHGFAEEMEHVLTDELDYAITEMLDNPHYDPHDKLIPEKPKQKEEL from the coding sequence ATGCTCGATTGCGTTTTTATTGATTCTATTTTTTTGTCGAGCTTTCTAGCTGTTACTTTAATTTGCATGACAACTGCTTTATGGGGGACTGTGCTACTTGTGGGTAGACAACCTCTTCTAAGCGAGAGTCTTTCTCATGCTTCTTATCCAGGACTGCTTCTGGGCGCTTTATTGAGTTATAAAGTATCTTTTTTCACAGATTCTATTATTTTAGTGATTATTTTTGGTTGTCTAGCTGCGATTTCTGGTTATGGAATTATAGTATTTTTAGAAGGAGTATTAAGAGTTCATAAGGATGCTTCTCTATGTTTTGTTCTGGTTGTTTTTTTTGGCATGGGAGTTATTTTAGCCAGTTATGTGAAAGATTGTTGCCCTTTATTATATAATCGTATCAACGCCTATCTATACGGACAGGCGGCTACTTTAGGTTATGTAGAAGCTAAACTTGCAGCCTTTGTCTTTCTTATCTCTTTGGTGACTTTATGGTGGTGGTATCGTCAAATTGTCGTGACTATCTTTGATAAGGATTATGCTTCAACTTGTGGACTGAGTACTCGTATTTCTGGAACCATTGTCCTTGTATTTATTTCCTTAGTAATTGTAAGTGGTGTACGTTCTGTAGGTATTGTATTGATATCTTCAATGTTCGTTGCTCCTTCCTTAGCAGCCCGTCAATTATCGGATAGGTTGAATATTATTTTCCTTCTTTCTTGTTTATTCGGAGGAGTCTGTGGTGCTCTTGGTAGCTATGTTTCAGTTGCTTTTAGTTGTAATGTTTCTGGACATCTAGGTGTAATCACTTTGCCTACGGGCCCACTCGTTGTTGTTATATCTGGTTGTTTAACCTTCCTTTGCTTGATGTTTTCTCCAAAATCGGGATGGGTAATACGCTACATACGCAGGAAACACTTCTCATTTTCAAAGAATCAAGAGCATTTACTTAAAGTGTTTTGGTATTTGCTAGAAGATCAATTGACTGAGGCTGGGGCACGTGATTTTGTTTGTTCTCATAAATATCAGGAATATTTTGGACCTAGGCCTTTTCCAAGATTTAGAATTTGGCTTCTTGAATATCAGGGATTTTTAAAATATAGCAATTATCGCTGGAGTCTTAGTGAGAAAGGAAAGATCAGAGCAAAAAGATTAGTTCGAGCTCACAGATTGTGGGAATGTTATCTCGTACATTCTTTAGAATTCAAGGAAGAAGATGTTCATGGTTTTGCTGAAGAAATGGAGCATGTTTTAACAGATGAATTAGATTATGCGATTACAGAAATGTTAGATAATCCTCATTACGATCCACATGATAAATTAATTCCAGAGAAACCAAAACAGAAGGAGGAACTATGA
- the ddbA gene encoding DNA binding protein DdbA: MAVEQSNINEEIEKLILKAIRKVCGDKENDLCRYLPGPSGGYMHHFTLKKMKSAAPEQFLKMLKTFILESDSPRAINPKPRAPRGSKKRRDFINFTKTDIERVLELARQVGDKDLLARFSPKKPLPSLKRELIRSIRNGMVSVELWNAYVEAVRTNSSSLDSPQSFV; this comes from the coding sequence ATGGCCGTAGAACAGTCGAATATAAATGAAGAAATAGAAAAACTGATCTTAAAAGCTATTAGAAAGGTCTGCGGAGATAAGGAAAACGATTTATGTCGCTATCTTCCTGGACCGAGTGGTGGCTATATGCACCATTTTACATTAAAAAAAATGAAAAGTGCCGCCCCCGAGCAGTTTCTAAAAATGTTAAAAACATTTATTCTAGAATCTGATTCACCACGAGCCATTAATCCAAAGCCTCGAGCCCCTAGAGGATCTAAAAAACGCAGAGATTTTATCAACTTCACAAAAACTGATATAGAACGTGTTCTAGAATTAGCCAGACAGGTAGGAGATAAAGATCTCTTAGCACGATTTAGCCCAAAAAAACCCCTACCTTCGTTAAAAAGAGAGCTTATTCGTTCCATCCGCAACGGAATGGTTAGTGTTGAGCTATGGAATGCATATGTAGAAGCTGTAAGAACTAATTCTTCAAGTTTGGATTCTCCTCAGTCTTTTGTTTAA
- a CDS encoding esterase/lipase family protein, translated as MNKLLLILLFLISGTSLLADTSIIQTLPSGIGGIRETSQQKESVICVHAFLRSYRSLKPIGNVLEKENYDVFIWNYETRKFTLERHADHLVKLIKKIAELKPGVPINFVTHSIGGVIVRVALAKPDCPQEAKCGKAILMAPPNAGSTLARRYRSLAIVQFIFGGKLGRQLLTYCPRKMLDVGKLPSTVEVLILSGNKRSKFLPFRLECENDGKVCTVETCLDTPHKGYVINTNHTYIITNRKSIFLMREFLKHGSKTTAIEQVPEEIEQKVKENKQKSSRLNTSKNKDIYVIHCFGSHPYNLYGFPKTWKPNSQQKNEINPETLEK; from the coding sequence ATGAATAAATTATTATTAATTTTACTATTTTTAATATCTGGAACGTCACTTTTAGCAGATACTTCTATAATTCAAACACTTCCTTCAGGAATTGGTGGGATTAGAGAAACATCTCAGCAAAAAGAATCAGTAATCTGCGTTCACGCATTTTTAAGATCTTATAGATCATTAAAACCTATTGGTAATGTCTTAGAAAAAGAAAATTACGACGTATTTATCTGGAACTATGAAACTCGCAAATTTACGTTAGAAAGACATGCTGATCATCTTGTTAAATTAATTAAAAAGATAGCGGAATTAAAGCCTGGTGTTCCCATCAACTTTGTAACACACTCTATAGGAGGTGTTATTGTTCGAGTAGCCTTGGCAAAACCTGATTGCCCTCAGGAAGCAAAATGTGGTAAAGCCATACTCATGGCTCCTCCAAATGCGGGATCTACATTAGCGAGACGTTATAGATCTTTAGCTATTGTACAATTTATCTTCGGAGGAAAATTAGGTAGACAATTACTTACCTATTGCCCAAGAAAAATGCTTGATGTGGGGAAGCTTCCTTCTACAGTAGAGGTTCTTATACTGAGTGGAAATAAGCGCAGTAAGTTTCTTCCCTTTCGTTTAGAATGTGAAAATGATGGAAAAGTTTGTACTGTAGAAACTTGCTTAGATACCCCACACAAGGGATATGTGATTAACACAAACCATACCTATATCATCACAAACAGAAAATCCATTTTTCTAATGAGAGAGTTTCTAAAACACGGTAGCAAAACTACGGCTATAGAACAAGTTCCTGAAGAAATAGAACAAAAGGTAAAGGAAAATAAACAGAAAAGCTCTAGACTAAATACGAGCAAAAACAAGGATATCTACGTTATCCATTGTTTTGGCTCTCACCCTTATAATCTTTACGGCTTTCCCAAAACTTGGAAACCTAACTCACAGCAAAAAAACGAAATAAATCCTGAAACGTTAGAAAAATAA
- a CDS encoding site-2 protease family protein: MTIIYFILAALALGVLVLIHELGHLLAAKSVGMAVESFSIGFGPALYKKKIGNIEYRVGIFPFGGYVRIKGMDKREKGVDADPDSVYDIPQGFFSKSPWKRIIVLAAGPIANILLAFVAFGALYISGGRNKAYSEYSRIVGWVNPILKEKGLNLGDEILTCNGKSYYSDKDAITSALLDRHLSFKGVHPAYLSKTSTEFSLDTEFDVNKNGIPLAGASYLLYRYQEPISKESPMYSANILPGDRLVWMDGQILFSPMQVSQILNEAYAFVKVSRYDKELSLRIPRMLASTLYLSPYVRNELIDNQYEAGIKGKWSSLYTLPYMINSYGYVEGELQPIDPESPFPPMEDKLELGDRILAIDGTPVSGSTDILRLVQNHKVSIIIQKMSSEQLEDVDSSIADERFIRSYDAKNLLAIINSIGSAQEVRESGQYRLLSPIQPKPWISIYSDDLLNKRREMAKKFKNQDQQRYYLDRIEIEKQKLSLGIPLKDMTVKYNPTPDALIINISKDSLRTMKALVVGRLNPQWLSGPVGIVHMLHKGWSLGISEALFWIGLVSINLAVLNLLPIPVLDGGYIVLCLWEMISRRRLNMKLIEKMLIPFSLLLIAFFIFLTFQDLFRFFAVS, encoded by the coding sequence ATGACAATAATATATTTTATTCTTGCAGCCCTTGCTTTAGGGGTTTTGGTATTGATCCATGAATTGGGTCATTTACTAGCAGCTAAGTCTGTAGGTATGGCTGTTGAGAGTTTTAGTATTGGTTTTGGTCCGGCTTTATATAAAAAGAAAATTGGGAATATAGAATATCGTGTAGGTATTTTCCCTTTTGGTGGTTATGTTCGCATTAAGGGTATGGATAAAAGAGAAAAGGGCGTGGATGCGGATCCCGATTCTGTTTACGACATACCTCAAGGTTTTTTCAGCAAATCTCCGTGGAAAAGAATTATTGTTCTTGCCGCAGGTCCTATAGCTAATATTTTATTGGCTTTTGTGGCCTTTGGTGCATTGTATATCTCAGGGGGTAGAAATAAGGCTTATTCTGAGTACTCTCGTATTGTTGGCTGGGTGAATCCTATTTTAAAAGAAAAAGGTCTAAACCTGGGGGATGAGATTCTTACATGTAATGGCAAATCCTATTATTCAGATAAAGACGCTATTACCTCAGCTTTATTAGACAGACATCTATCTTTCAAGGGAGTACATCCCGCGTATCTTTCAAAAACTTCTACCGAATTTTCCTTGGATACAGAATTCGATGTGAATAAAAATGGTATCCCTCTTGCTGGAGCTAGCTATCTTTTATACCGTTATCAGGAGCCTATTTCAAAAGAATCTCCGATGTATTCAGCGAATATATTGCCGGGTGATCGATTGGTATGGATGGATGGACAAATCTTATTTTCTCCGATGCAAGTTTCTCAAATACTGAATGAAGCGTATGCATTTGTTAAAGTTTCTCGTTATGACAAGGAATTATCATTACGCATTCCTAGGATGCTAGCAAGCACATTATATCTATCTCCTTACGTAAGGAATGAACTTATTGATAATCAGTATGAAGCCGGCATTAAAGGTAAATGGTCTTCTCTATATACTTTACCCTATATGATTAATAGTTACGGTTATGTAGAAGGAGAATTACAGCCTATAGATCCAGAATCTCCATTTCCTCCTATGGAAGATAAATTAGAATTGGGAGATCGTATTTTAGCTATAGATGGCACCCCTGTTAGTGGGAGTACAGATATTTTGCGTTTGGTTCAAAACCATAAGGTATCAATAATTATTCAAAAAATGAGTTCTGAGCAACTAGAGGATGTAGATTCTTCCATTGCTGATGAAAGGTTTATCCGTTCTTATGATGCTAAAAACCTATTAGCAATTATTAATTCAATAGGAAGTGCCCAAGAAGTGCGTGAGTCGGGTCAATATCGTTTATTATCTCCGATCCAACCTAAACCATGGATAAGCATTTATTCCGATGATCTTTTAAATAAACGCCGTGAAATGGCAAAAAAATTTAAGAATCAAGATCAACAACGCTATTATCTAGATAGAATAGAAATAGAAAAACAAAAACTATCTCTTGGAATTCCTTTGAAGGATATGACTGTAAAGTATAATCCTACTCCGGATGCTTTAATCATTAATATTTCTAAAGATAGTCTACGTACTATGAAGGCTTTAGTTGTAGGCCGACTGAATCCTCAGTGGTTGTCGGGACCAGTAGGGATTGTTCATATGCTACATAAAGGATGGTCCTTAGGAATTTCCGAAGCTCTATTTTGGATTGGATTGGTGAGCATTAATTTAGCAGTTTTAAATCTTCTTCCGATTCCTGTATTGGACGGAGGCTATATTGTACTTTGCCTCTGGGAGATGATCTCAAGACGTCGTTTGAATATGAAGCTTATTGAGAAAATGTTAATCCCATTTTCTCTATTATTGATAGCTTTCTTTATTTTTCTAACGTTTCAGGATTTATTTCGTTTTTTTGCTGTGAGTTAG
- the dxr gene encoding 1-deoxy-D-xylulose-5-phosphate reductoisomerase — MKHLAIFGSTGSVGQQTLKIIRSLPHLFNVVALASYGNNKDLFFEQIREFSPSIVSVYDEQIYFEIRKEFPNIKVFLGEEGLLAAATAVEIDTIVAASSGVVALPAIIEAMKSGKILALANKEVLVSAGEIIKGIAKQYQTTILPIDSEHNALYQCLEGRNASEVKKLLLTASGGPLLYKSREELNCVTIEDVLKHPIWNMGAKITVDSSTLVNKGLEIIEAYWLFGLENAEIDAVIHPQSLIHGMVEFQDGTVLSVMNPPSMLFPIQHVLTTPKRCPSPLKGIDFSIKQTLEFLPIDEERFPSIGLARWVLKEKGSAGPFFNAANEVLVQRFLTEEIAWCDILNKLTKLMENYRVSSCTSLDDVFAVDKEARALAQEI, encoded by the coding sequence TTGAAACATTTAGCTATTTTTGGATCCACTGGAAGTGTAGGACAGCAGACTTTAAAAATTATTCGGTCTCTTCCTCATTTATTCAATGTGGTCGCCCTTGCTTCATACGGTAATAATAAGGATTTATTTTTCGAACAAATTCGAGAGTTCTCTCCTTCTATAGTTTCTGTATATGATGAACAAATTTATTTTGAAATTCGTAAAGAATTTCCTAATATTAAAGTATTTCTTGGTGAAGAAGGATTATTAGCAGCTGCTACAGCTGTAGAAATTGATACTATTGTTGCCGCATCTTCAGGTGTTGTAGCTTTACCGGCAATTATAGAAGCAATGAAATCGGGGAAAATCCTGGCGTTAGCAAATAAAGAAGTTTTAGTTTCTGCTGGTGAGATTATCAAAGGGATTGCTAAGCAATATCAAACGACAATTTTGCCTATAGATAGTGAGCATAATGCTCTATATCAATGTTTAGAGGGGAGGAATGCTTCGGAAGTAAAAAAGTTGTTATTAACTGCTTCTGGAGGCCCTTTATTATACAAGTCTAGAGAAGAATTAAATTGTGTAACTATTGAAGATGTACTGAAGCATCCTATATGGAATATGGGGGCTAAAATTACCGTAGATTCTTCAACATTGGTAAATAAAGGTTTAGAAATAATAGAAGCCTATTGGTTATTTGGATTGGAAAATGCGGAGATAGATGCTGTAATTCATCCTCAAAGTTTAATTCATGGTATGGTAGAGTTTCAAGACGGGACGGTGCTTTCTGTAATGAATCCTCCTAGTATGCTCTTTCCCATACAACATGTATTAACCACTCCAAAACGTTGTCCATCACCTCTCAAAGGGATAGATTTTTCTATAAAACAAACGCTAGAGTTTCTTCCTATAGATGAGGAGCGTTTTCCAAGTATTGGTTTGGCTAGATGGGTATTAAAAGAGAAAGGATCCGCGGGACCATTTTTTAATGCCGCTAATGAGGTCTTAGTTCAAAGATTTTTAACAGAGGAAATTGCTTGGTGCGATATTCTAAATAAGTTAACAAAACTTATGGAAAATTATAGAGTTTCTTCGTGCACTTCATTAGATGATGTCTTTGCTGTTGATAAAGAAGCTCGAGCCCTTGCTCAAGAGATATAA
- a CDS encoding metal ABC transporter ATP-binding protein encodes MNRQNEIAWSVHDLCVNYDHSDVLCHVSFSLRRGSLTAVLGPNGAGKSTLLKTSLGLIRPSAGHTLFFGNKFKKVHQRVAYMPQRASVDWDFPMTVLDLVLMGCYGYKGMWGRITADDRKEAYNILERVGLSALANRQIGKLSGGQQQRAFLARALMQKADLYLMDELFSAIDMASYQTVVDVLRDLQEQGRTIVVVHHDLSHVRQLFDHVILLNKHLICSGPVDECLTNKNIFQAYGCELELLDRTLKLSRGKQQGAY; translated from the coding sequence TTGAATAGACAAAATGAAATTGCTTGGTCAGTACATGATCTATGTGTGAACTATGATCATTCAGATGTTTTATGCCATGTTTCTTTTTCTTTAAGAAGAGGATCCTTGACAGCAGTTTTAGGTCCTAATGGTGCGGGCAAGAGCACTCTTTTAAAAACTTCACTTGGATTAATACGACCTTCAGCCGGTCATACTTTGTTTTTTGGAAATAAGTTTAAAAAAGTACATCAACGTGTTGCCTATATGCCACAGAGAGCTAGTGTAGATTGGGATTTTCCTATGACAGTTCTGGATCTTGTTCTCATGGGTTGCTATGGATACAAGGGGATGTGGGGAAGAATAACGGCTGATGATCGTAAGGAAGCTTACAATATTTTAGAGCGTGTAGGTCTATCTGCTTTAGCCAATAGGCAAATAGGAAAGCTATCGGGTGGGCAGCAACAAAGGGCATTTCTTGCTCGAGCTCTTATGCAAAAAGCAGATCTATATCTTATGGATGAATTATTTTCCGCTATAGATATGGCTTCGTATCAGACTGTTGTAGATGTCTTACGTGATTTGCAAGAACAGGGACGCACTATCGTTGTGGTGCACCACGACCTTAGTCATGTACGCCAATTATTTGATCATGTTATCTTATTAAACAAACATCTTATTTGTTCTGGACCGGTTGATGAATGTTTAACTAACAAAAATATTTTTCAGGCTTATGGTTGTGAACTAGAGCTTTTGGACCGCACTCTTAAACTATCCAGGGGAAAGCAACAAGGAGCGTATTAA